A window of Gambusia affinis linkage group LG03, SWU_Gaff_1.0, whole genome shotgun sequence genomic DNA:
TCACCTCCAGAAGCGCAAAAGCATTCTTAATGCCCCCGTTCCCTTCATCCCACACCCTATCATCGCCATTGCGGAAGGGCATGCATTCCGGAAAAGTCTGTGCCAGGGTGAAGTAGACCATGGGTTCGACTGGGTTGGACCTAACCTTATGTATTCTAACCTTACCTGCTATGTGACCAAAGAGACATGGCAGCAATGTGGAGACGGAAAGAATCAACATGAATGTTACTGGTATGAGGTCCTGGGCTCCTCTGTGGCAACCGTAGTCACCGACGTTGTGGAAGGAGTTGCCGACGTGATAGGGGGTGGGCTCTCTATTGTCGAGGGTTGGATACTCAGTGCCCTGAGTATGTTGTGGCCATACTTGCTAGGCCTCCTGGGCGTTGCCGTGGTTTTGATCATGGGCAAGGTCATCGTGGAGGTGTGGCTGAAGGAACTTTGTCGTTGCAGGGGGAAGGACTATAAGCCCCTCCCCCCCAAGGCGGAGCGTAAATCCGCATAAAAGACGGCTGCTGTGTGCCTACGAGCCATTCCTCTTCACGGCTGCGGTGGGGACCTGACCTAAAGAACAACCATCATCAGAGATCATGGCATCTAACTCATCTACTAACTCTTCTACTCCGACATCACTCTTTGCGCCTATTCAAGTGAGTACCGTGGAGCAGATCAGTGTCATCTTTGCCTGGGTGATATATTCCCACACCGGTTTATGGTCTACTGATCAGCCGCTAAGGGTGGTTGTCGCTCTGCAAGGGTATATGAAGATCATCCTACGCCCTATCTTTCTCCAAAGATGGGATTGTGCTCTATCCCTCTTTGCTTGTTATTTGATGGGCCGAACCCGAATCAACTGGCGTAAAGGCATCGTCGCAGGCCTCTGGCTAACCATGGATACAGCTGCCATGGTAATGGAGTTGGTGTGTGGAGGAGTTCATGCCACCCGTGCCGGTCCTCTCAAAATCATCACTGCTATCGTAGAGGGGCTCTTGGCTGTCTACATCCTCGTCTACCTGGCACACCAAGCTTACTCCATCAAGGGTAGCAGCAAGCGTCGTTGGCTCCAGAGATGGGCACTTCTGGTCCTTTGGGCTGTATGCTGGGGGGTCATGGTGATCCTTTATTGGATAAAGAAGACCTCTACATTACCCCTCGTAGCATGGCTCATGACCTACTCTGCCATATTTCATGATTCCATTCAGGAGCCTCAAGCCCCCATCTACGATCCCCCCGTGATCAACTCCCCATGGCTCGCAGCTCAATCTGGCACACCAGCTTAGTCTAATTTacatcttttcttctgctttggcATCTTGGctacatatttatgtaaatattttttaatcagttgcAACTAATCATGAAGTTACCTGGGTTGCTATTTCTCTCTAGGTACCGATCTGCTGTGTGGGGTGTGGAATCCCCGCAGAATCCTATGGATTCCTTTGGGTTGCATCGTCAACTCGTTGGTGCCACAAGTGTGTGCACACTCACTTTAGCTATGTAACGGCTCTCTTCTGCGTCGAAGGGCGTGGGGCCCCGTACATTGCGGCTTCTACATCTAGAAACCTGGAGCGAGACCACAAGATCGTGTGGACCTCTGCCTTGGGCCAAGACGAAACGAGCTATCATCGTCCCAAACTGGGCAATGGGCGGATGTACCCCATAGTCAGGAAATTGTGGGAGAACCAAGTGTCCCGTCGTTGCCTACCTACTCTTCATCTTTTGAATGGCAAGGTGGTGGCTGTGGAGAGTATATTCCCCTGTTTGTCCAGTATCTCCGGATATGTTAAATTCGCCGAACCCAAACTAGCACAGCAACACAGGATCAGTGTTCCCAAACTGAGTTACTCAGTTCATCTCACCAACCCTGCCAGACGACTGACACCGGTTCTTCGTCATCCACCTACGAGGAAGAATTCCAGGAGCTGTTGGCGGAGTTATGTCTCCCTCGCCTCCCAAGAGGTGAGTGCGTCTGGTTCTGccccagctcctccacctcggCCGAGTCCCCCACATCTTCAGCCCCAGCCCTGCTCTACATCTGACGCGGATATGGACACGGATGTCTTGCTCCCACCACCGTCGAATCTCACGGAGTACGACGTTGTGGATGCGTGGACACCGTCTCCCTCTCCTACGGTCATCGCTGAAGAAGATGTCCTCTTTCTTTGCTGTGATGATGGACTGGACAACGGCCTTGACCTCTTTTGAGTAGGGCTGTGCGTGTTCTGCTGAGCACTGTCCGATCtcaaggagggggtgtcaagaactctggtatgaaaatgtatgtaaatttgaGATCAGTCCAGGCACATGCAGAACAACGGATCATAAAGTACCTAGAAGATTGTGGCAGCcctgtatgttgattaaaaatgattgcttaCTGTGTACTCTTTGTATGAGAATGTGTTCTCTGTATTCTATTAATGTTGTAACAAGAAAATAGGATCGACTCATTTAATGTACTaagattttatatgattttaatgatttaagtAACTTGTATGATTAAAGTTAAGGATAGAGCAAGTAGAAGGAAGGTTGGGGTGTGAAGGCTGACACATGTTGTTGCAACTCGGAAAGTCCCAGAAAGTCCTAGGCTATGACACATACAGCTATAGCAACTCGGAAAGCCCCAAAAAGGCCCAAACACATGGTTTTGCAATGAGGTCATTGTGTCTCAAGCGGGAGTCTATTGCTCTCGGAAAGTCCCAAGATTCACAAGCACATTACCTCACAAGTGAGTCATAGTGCCCAAATTTGCAGATGGGCGGGTTTACGCACTATGAAGCAGAGCACAAActgctctttgtctttctctctccctccctcggTGTACTCCCCAGGGaggagaaaagtataaaatgtgagaccgaggtgatacggtgTTCTTCGTCagcgctgagactctacacaagtgtggtaagaagaccagcagaggactacaccctggaaccaagaaaagcgcctcacaaggaggacaacggagctcctcacgccggaccaaagggcgagatccaccgacccactgccttggttcctaattagatttccaaactctgcactctACCCAGCGATCTCAAAATTacatcgcaacggacttggggaactgaacaaaagtcacaggatcgaccaagagctgttcggctggatgcagacagttcatttttgtttcggttccaaagaggatttatgatttaaagtcaaagactctgaccaaggactacaaggactccggttgccaagatccgataccatcgatgagtatgagttgtgccacaccccaaagcctattcgatagatagatgacagtgtagggaggttgttaggtaaaggttgaattgatctaaactatattgattttctttgtatggtaatcacaagtaaattctgtatgcctgtcattttccatgctaaagcttgcttaataaatacatatatcttaaaaaattctgattaggttgtggacattgaaattaattgagtcacttgagttaaagttcttctatttatagtaaaatcagtatgcatgattctagtaatgtggtggcttcagactttcctttggtgagagtaaaataatgaccctgggacttatatcttagtcactaaaaattatctagccgttaccaagtgcacgttacgacaggaagagaactaccgttaacagaagtggttattggaattatgcagctgtgaaggctactcggttgattgttccttaactggaaagggtcataacttctggataaggAGGTAGTTAGTGCTAGACGAATCTCTtccgccaccagtttaaacagattatctcctATAGActttgttcagggtaagacccgggtcttagagattttccggacctgttagacagagaactggttcagtagtcagcccgaggagttgtgaggagagggcggggctggctattgcgcagtaacaaacagtCTTTAACATAACATCATGTGtgatctgtgtttgtgttgttatttCACATAAGTATTCCTATAGGCATTTAAATACTTCTGAAAGGTACGTGTTTGTATTGttcctttgaatatttttaactcCTATTCAGAAATTGTGTCTATAGAACAACATCcatgtcaaaaatatatatatcttcgAAGGGAATGAATAAAGAGGGAGGGTTTGATATGCATCAACACAACAACAGAATAGAAAGCGTTCACGAGGGTCCAACTACCAAATATAACTGCGACATGCACCATGACGCGCGTGCCAGCCCCACATCtccctgtttcctgttttagaGACGTATGTGTGGGTCGGCTTCCTATTGTTGCAGCTGGAACACATTGTCAGTGATGATAGCTAATTATAGCTGCGTGTAGTCATTTCACGTTTAATCCTATGCTGACAGTGGGGCAGTAAAAGGAGGCAGTGGGACAGTAAAAGGAGGCAGTGGGACCACCGGCAGCATCCCGAGTCCTAATGTCACTGCAAACTTCTTTTGAGCGCCTAAATATAACGGAGAGCATTGCGGGCTAAGCTATGTATCCTTAAAAGGTTTCCGTGAGAAGGTTTATTAGCTAGAATGAGAAGCTTCGGCTCATTAAGCAGGAAGTGGCCGCCGGCTGCTTTAAGCTGAGTTCTTACAGAGCTCGTTTCAGagacaataaaatgtctgttcAGGGGGTTCTTCCTTAAGCTTTCAAACTCCCAACATTTAGCTACATACTGGCCCGTCTGCAGCCGACAGGACGTAATAACCTAGGCAATCTGAAGCAGTCTGGACTAGAAATCATTACTATTGAAGGAATACGGGTCCGTTTATAAGTTTTAGCTTCTTTTCAGCTTCTGCTTTTGATTGTGATTCCTCCAATAGAGGAATCTAgaatagcaaaaatatttgatatttcaGTTGCTTATGAGAACTACCAAAAATAGTTGGCATATGAatcatggaaaataaatttaaccttTAGAACTTTGTATGTGATCTGATTCTGCTGTCTGTAGTTCCTCCGTGGGATAAAAATgctatttctattctattctattctgtttaCTCCCTATGGCTATAATTTCCTGTTGAAAATATCAATGAGTCAAGTCAAAGTTTTCATCATGAGCATGATAAACACACTTTAGAAATCCGTTTGATTTCTTATCATCCcagttgaaaattaaaatatttttaaactccaTTTCTTCCAAAGGCCACATGAATAAACTAGAAAGCATCAAGAAAAGTCCTGACTCAAACACCAAATGTAATGTTATTTTgtagggattttatgtgatagactaacATAAAGTGGTGCAgaaggttatttttttaaatgttgcttgaaatgaaacaaatgagagaaaacaaatcaaggAGTATAAAATGATTTCACAAGGtgtaaatgtctgaaaatccaaataaactcaGTCTAGGTATAACTGCACCTTTGAAGCTGGAAATTTTCTCATCTTGAAAAAGGGAAATTAAGAATGGAAACGTCAGTTTTAGTCGatgtaaattcaaaaatgtaaaaaacgaATTTGTCTTAAGTAGTCCAGTCCGTAACTCCGGATGCTTTTTCTCCACCCGGAGCGGTAGAGGGCAGCAGTGGCGCAGGACACTGGGCCCCATCCTCCCAGGAGCTTCTGGTTAGCTCTTCAAGGTGCGGCAGAGCGAAAACAGAGACACCATCGCTAGCTAACAGCTAGTTCGATTGgcgtttatttttttatgtcccggttttttaaaacaaagccGCGACTgtgtttcgtttttttttatgaaaacgGGGATGCAAAGtagcttttaaatttttacaaaaaaattgtcAACGAGCCTACAAGACAAACTGGGTCTCAGTAACATTTTTTTACGCTCAGTCGGAAAATTCACGGAGCTAAGCTGAGCTAATAGGCTGTAGCTGATGCTAGGGTGCCTAGCGAGCTAGCTTTCGCAAGTGTACTAACGTCGAGATCTTACCTAATCGATTTTTTatatagaaacagaaaatggcTGATGTTGACAAGCTCAACATAGACAGTATTATTCAACGTCTTTTAGAAGGTAAGTACGatctcaaataaaatacaatggcAATTTCGATGCTGTTGTGACAATAACAGATGTAAATGGGAAGCTAGCTTCCTTTTCTAGTCTTTAGTTATCATTTCCTTGCATTTATTCATCATAGGGAATAACCACAGGTTATCGCTAAACGTGTTTAATGAGTATAAAATCTCAGTATTCCCAAAGGTATAGAAAACGACACTGTTCTCATACACAGACATTGCGCATACCGATGTAACGTCACTTTCTGTGACCCTCAGATGTGTGACCTGATTAGGTTTTCAGCGGCCGCTAAGCGTATTGTCTGTATTGAGTTACTGTTTACAGAGAAGAATGCACTGTATCCATCTTTATGAGGTGCCATAAAGTGATTTATGCTAAATTTGCGAACTTTACCCCCAGTTAGTTTCAGAGTCCCTAAAATGACATTAGTCTGACAAACACCGGAACACATGCCTTTTTTACGTTAATTCTTAATATTAGCCACTCTTTATAAATACTACTATGAAGTCTGTGTTTGGGTACACGGGTTGCTGCTCTCCTGTTCCGCCCAACCTACCCATCCAGATTCTGCGCTAGGTGTTGCTGATTTGGCAGTGAGTGTGCTAAGTTGTTATCTTTGCTGATTCTTGTTTGTTGCAGTCCGAGGAGCAAAGCCTGGCAAGAATGTGCAACTGCAGGAGAACGAGATCCGCGGACTGTGCCTGAAGTCCAGGGAGATCTTTCTCAGTCAACCCATTCTGTTGGAGCTGGAGGCCCCCCTCAAAATTTGTGGTGAGCGAAAATTGTGTGTCGCTAAATCTGAATCTTAAACGGCAACAAAATCACATGGCAGAATATGATTCAGAGGCCAAAACATTAATTATATCCAataatcccccccccccccccacacacacacacacctttgtCTGGCAGGTGACATCCATGGGCAATACTATGACCTCCTGAGGCTTTTTGAGTATGGGGGCTTCCCTCCAGAAAGCAACTACCTGTTCCTGGGTGACTATGTGGACAGGGGGAAGCAGTCTCTTGAAACAATCTGTCTTCTTCTGGCCTACAAAATCAAATACCCGGAGAACTTCTTCCTGCTGAGAGGAAACCACGAATGTGCTTCAATCAACAGAATATATGGTTTCTACGATGAGTGTGAGTATTATTTAACTGGACCGAATTTGAGAtgtgttttagtgttttgtgtTCAAAGAGAATTAAGCAGCTAAATAGGATTCAGGCGTTGACACACGATTTCTCTGTCAGGGTATAGGCTGTTTGGAGGACATTGACTCATGTAAGATTACAAAAGGAGGAAATCTAAAATAGAGGcgagaaaaaagtaaatgagCGCTGGGTTCTGAAGAACTACACAAACGCCAAAATTATGCAAAGGTTTTAATAAGGTGtaataacaaaaatgaagacaaaagcGTGCGATGACGTGAAGCCAAAACACGTTTGAATAACTTTGGAATGTTGGTTATTCCCATTTTTTGTCATACTGTAAAAGCATCTCTTATATTTTAActatatgaaaaaaatgcacTAATCTGGCTTTTACtgaccaatccatccatccatccatcttcttccacctTTATCCCATTGGGTCGGCAGGGTTACacgcctatctccagctgtcaacGAGCGAAAGGCGGagtcaccctgaacaggtcgccagtccatcgcagaaCTATTATAACccataaaagagaaaatgtgccACAAGTACCAGCAGACAAAGAAGGCGTTTCATCGTCtgtccctgttttttttttaaactttgatttacttttttttttcaaactgaaataaaaaaaaaataggccaTTGGTTGAATAAGTAGTGATTGAAACTAGCGGGAGAAattagttttgatgcatttaataagcatggggggaaaaaaatctgatttttctgtgtttaaccAGTCATAATTTAGTCCGAACCCAAGAAAACATCTGATAGGTTTCTGCCTCTGGCTGTTTCTCTAGTGTATGTTTATTACacaatgacaaattaaaacatcctTTGTTGTCGTCATAATTTAGGTAAACGAAGGTACAACATCAAGCTCTGGAAGACCTTCACAGATTGTTTTAACTGCCTCCCTATTGCTGCAATTGTGGACGAGAAGATCTTTTGCTGCCATGGAGGTAGGTTCTTGTTTTCACTAGTTCTCCGTACAGGTTTTGTCTGTTAGGTTTTGTGTGTGCATTATTTTCACAACTGTGGCTTATTAGAAAACTTGATGCGTCTTTGACGTATGCTGCTCTTATTTGTCTTTGTGAAACGCTCCCTCTGCAGTTTGGACTGACCCACATGTAACAGGTCGTGACCCCTGTATTTGTTTGTTAATTGGTATGGCTGCCTTGTTTTTGCATCAAGGACTGTCACCCGACCTTCAGTCCATGGAGCAGATCAGACGCATCATGCGTCCCACTGACGTGCCTGACCAAGGCCTGCTGTGCGACTTGCTGTGGTCCGACCCGGACAAGGACGTTTTGGGCTGGGGGGAGAACGACAGGGGCGTCTCCTTTACCTTCGGCTCCGAAGTGGT
This region includes:
- the ppp1cc gene encoding serine/threonine-protein phosphatase PP1-gamma catalytic subunit A gives rise to the protein MADVDKLNIDSIIQRLLEVRGAKPGKNVQLQENEIRGLCLKSREIFLSQPILLELEAPLKICGDIHGQYYDLLRLFEYGGFPPESNYLFLGDYVDRGKQSLETICLLLAYKIKYPENFFLLRGNHECASINRIYGFYDECKRRYNIKLWKTFTDCFNCLPIAAIVDEKIFCCHGGLSPDLQSMEQIRRIMRPTDVPDQGLLCDLLWSDPDKDVLGWGENDRGVSFTFGSEVVAKFLHKHDLDLICRAHQVVEDGYEFFAKRQLVTLFSAPNYCGEFDNAGAMMSVDETLMCSFQILKPAEKKKPNGSRPVTPPRNMVTKQAKK